One Fusobacterium ulcerans DNA segment encodes these proteins:
- the lpxB gene encoding lipid-A-disaccharide synthase, which produces MKFFVSTGEVSGDLHLSYLVKAMLEQNKDLKFYGAAGNHSRAQGVEVIQDIEELAIMGFTEVFKKYSFLKKKANEYIDFIKKEKIDKVILVDYGGFNLKFLELLKKEALEVEVFYYIPPKLWIWGEKRITKLVKADHIMVIFPWEVDFYKKHGVDAVYFGNPFVDKYSVIERTGNNILLLPGSRKQEIRTLIPIMLKVVEKKKDETFLLKLSSSDHLKWIDEDLNKYKNLKIVSDKSLAECVKESKTAVAASGTVTLELALMGIPVIVVYRTNFINAFIARHILKVGFVSLPNLTLNREVYPELLQEKCNPEEIEKYLDYFENSKEKIAEDIAEVRKKLSGKDVVKSYGNFLIRGEQ; this is translated from the coding sequence ATGAAATTTTTTGTATCCACAGGAGAAGTTTCAGGAGATTTACATCTTTCATATTTAGTAAAAGCTATGCTTGAACAGAATAAAGATCTGAAATTTTATGGAGCAGCAGGAAATCATAGCAGAGCTCAAGGAGTAGAAGTAATACAAGACATAGAAGAGCTTGCGATAATGGGATTTACTGAAGTATTCAAAAAGTATAGTTTCTTAAAAAAGAAAGCAAATGAATATATTGATTTTATAAAGAAAGAAAAAATAGACAAAGTGATTCTTGTGGACTATGGAGGATTTAACCTTAAGTTTCTGGAACTTTTGAAAAAAGAGGCGCTAGAAGTAGAGGTTTTTTATTACATACCCCCAAAACTTTGGATATGGGGAGAAAAAAGAATAACAAAGCTGGTAAAAGCAGATCACATAATGGTTATTTTTCCATGGGAAGTAGATTTCTACAAGAAACATGGAGTAGATGCTGTATACTTTGGCAATCCATTTGTAGATAAGTATTCAGTAATTGAGAGAACTGGAAATAATATACTTCTTCTTCCAGGAAGCAGAAAACAGGAAATAAGGACACTTATTCCTATAATGCTGAAAGTAGTGGAAAAGAAAAAAGATGAAACATTTCTTTTGAAGCTTTCCAGCAGCGACCATCTGAAATGGATAGATGAAGACTTGAATAAATATAAAAATTTAAAGATAGTATCAGATAAAAGTCTGGCTGAATGTGTAAAAGAATCTAAGACAGCTGTTGCAGCTTCTGGGACAGTAACACTGGAGCTTGCTTTAATGGGAATTCCTGTTATTGTTGTTTATAGGACAAATTTTATAAATGCTTTTATAGCAAGGCATATTTTGAAAGTAGGATTTGTTTCTTTGCCTAATCTTACTCTCAACAGGGAAGTATATCCAGAACTATTGCAGGAAAAATGCAATCCAGAAGAGATAGAAAAATATCTTGATTACTTTGAAAATTCCAAAGAAAAAATAGCTGAAGACATAGCTGAAGTAAGAAAAAAACTATCAGGAAAAGATGTTGTAAAGAGCTATGGAAATTTTCTGATT
- a CDS encoding LpxI family protein, with protein MDKLGIIVGNGKLPLYFLQEAEKQKINVFPIGLFETIEPEIKSCSNFKAFNIGEVGAIVKHFLLNDIREIIMLGKVEKEIIFKEMKLDKYGEELLKRLPDKKDETLLFAIIAFFRLNGIKVLPQNYLLKNFMFQENCYTQLKPSEEDMKTIKIGMEAAKALSEVDAGQTVVCKDSSVVALEGIEGTDKTIKRAGELAGTGTIIVKMSRPQQDMRVDIPAVGIETIKRAIEIGAKGIVGEAGKMLFLNRDEAVKLAEENSLFIMGIKA; from the coding sequence ATGGATAAATTAGGGATAATAGTTGGTAATGGAAAACTGCCCCTTTATTTCCTACAGGAAGCTGAAAAGCAGAAGATCAATGTTTTTCCCATAGGTCTTTTTGAAACTATTGAACCTGAAATCAAAAGTTGCAGCAACTTTAAAGCTTTTAACATAGGTGAAGTAGGAGCTATAGTGAAACATTTTCTCTTGAATGATATAAGAGAGATCATTATGCTAGGTAAAGTTGAAAAAGAAATTATTTTTAAAGAGATGAAATTAGACAAATATGGAGAGGAGCTTCTTAAAAGGTTACCAGACAAAAAAGATGAAACTCTCCTTTTTGCAATTATTGCATTTTTTAGATTAAACGGAATAAAAGTTCTGCCACAGAACTATCTTTTGAAAAATTTTATGTTTCAAGAGAATTGCTATACACAGCTGAAACCTTCAGAAGAAGATATGAAAACTATAAAAATCGGAATGGAAGCGGCAAAAGCTCTGAGTGAAGTGGATGCTGGACAGACTGTTGTATGTAAAGATTCTTCTGTTGTGGCATTGGAAGGAATAGAAGGAACAGATAAAACCATAAAAAGAGCTGGAGAACTGGCTGGAACAGGAACAATAATCGTAAAGATGTCAAGACCCCAGCAGGATATGAGAGTAGATATACCAGCAGTGGGAATAGAAACTATAAAGAGAGCAATAGAGATAGGAGCAAAGGGAATTGTTGGAGAAGCAGGAAAAATGCTTTTTCTTAACAGAGATGAAGCTGTAAAGCTTGCTGAAGAGAACTCTCTTTTTATTATGGGAATAAAAGCTTAA